In Achromobacter spanius, the following proteins share a genomic window:
- a CDS encoding ABC transporter permease has protein sequence MKLILERRPEPSRMALALAPIAAILFTLAICTLLVAWAGAPVGRTYALLFEGAFGSRFALSETLTRATPLMLTGLACAVAFRARFYNIGAEGQLYLGALAAVAIGGLHDGTGFDLPVPVLFGGMMLAAALAGALLLLIPALLKTRLGVDEVVTTLLGNFIVLLFVSMMLDGPMKDPMAMGWPQSVALNGDLELGKLIERTRAHTGLLWAAGLALGLWLLNRYTVFGFQMRAVGANAHASRFLGLPVNRVMLGTAMLSGALAGLAGAIEVAGRTGYVTLDMSPGYGYTGVVVAMLAGLHPLGVILASIFVAGMLVGADSMSRAIAVPNYIADVIVATSLLAMLVATLFAQYRLRRNQA, from the coding sequence ATGAAACTGATCCTGGAACGTCGCCCCGAGCCCAGCCGCATGGCGCTGGCCTTGGCCCCGATCGCGGCCATCCTTTTCACCCTGGCGATCTGCACCTTGCTGGTGGCCTGGGCCGGCGCGCCCGTGGGCCGCACCTACGCGCTGCTGTTCGAAGGCGCGTTCGGCTCGCGCTTCGCGCTGTCTGAAACGCTGACCCGCGCCACCCCGCTGATGTTGACGGGCCTGGCCTGTGCCGTGGCGTTCCGCGCGCGCTTCTACAACATCGGCGCCGAAGGCCAGTTGTATCTGGGCGCGCTGGCGGCGGTGGCCATCGGCGGGCTGCATGACGGCACGGGTTTCGATCTGCCGGTGCCCGTGCTGTTCGGCGGCATGATGCTGGCGGCGGCCTTGGCGGGCGCCTTGCTGCTGCTGATTCCCGCGCTGCTGAAAACCCGGCTGGGCGTGGATGAGGTCGTCACCACCTTGCTGGGCAACTTCATCGTGCTGCTGTTCGTGTCCATGATGCTGGACGGGCCCATGAAAGACCCGATGGCGATGGGCTGGCCGCAATCCGTGGCGCTGAACGGTGACCTGGAACTGGGCAAGCTGATCGAGCGCACGCGCGCGCATACCGGGCTGCTGTGGGCGGCGGGGCTGGCGCTGGGCTTGTGGCTGCTGAACCGCTATACCGTGTTCGGCTTCCAGATGCGGGCCGTGGGCGCCAACGCACATGCGTCGCGCTTTCTGGGCCTGCCGGTCAACCGCGTGATGCTGGGCACCGCGATGTTGTCCGGCGCGCTGGCCGGTCTGGCAGGCGCTATTGAAGTGGCGGGCCGCACTGGCTACGTCACGCTGGATATGTCGCCGGGCTACGGCTACACCGGCGTGGTCGTCGCCATGCTGGCCGGCCTGCATCCGCTGGGGGTCATCCTGGCCAGCATCTTCGTGGCCGGCATGCTGGTGGGCGCCGACAGCATGAGCCGCGCCATTGCCGTGCCGAACTACATCGCCGACGTCATCGTCGCCACTTCGTTGCTTGCCATGCTGGTCGCGACGCTATTCGCGCAGTACCGCCTGCGCCGCAACCAGGCTTGA
- a CDS encoding NAD(P)-dependent oxidoreductase has protein sequence MKIALIGISGRVGSRVADELLKRGHQVTGIARNPADVNTQPGLTVQQGDATDPETLTPLLTGHDAVVSATRFVSTDAKPLLAAVKNAGVPRLLVVGGAGSLQVAPGTLLIDTPEFPDAYKPEARAGVVFLDTLRQEKVLNWTFLSPSAMFEPGERTGAFRVGDDFLLADEEGKSWISMEDYAIALADEIESPKHSRRRFTVGY, from the coding sequence ATGAAAATCGCATTGATCGGCATTTCGGGCCGAGTGGGTTCGCGCGTGGCGGACGAGTTGCTCAAGCGCGGCCACCAGGTGACGGGCATCGCCCGCAACCCGGCCGACGTCAACACCCAGCCAGGCTTGACCGTGCAACAGGGCGATGCCACCGACCCTGAAACCCTGACCCCACTCCTGACCGGCCACGACGCGGTGGTCAGCGCCACGCGCTTTGTGTCCACCGACGCCAAGCCCTTGCTGGCCGCCGTGAAGAACGCGGGCGTGCCGCGCCTGCTGGTGGTGGGCGGCGCGGGCAGCCTGCAAGTGGCGCCCGGCACGCTGCTGATCGACACCCCTGAATTTCCGGACGCCTACAAGCCCGAGGCCCGCGCGGGCGTGGTCTTCCTGGACACGCTGCGTCAGGAAAAAGTGCTGAACTGGACCTTCCTGTCGCCATCGGCCATGTTTGAACCCGGCGAGCGTACCGGGGCATTCCGGGTCGGCGATGACTTCCTGCTGGCCGACGAGGAAGGCAAAAGCTGGATCTCGATGGAAGACTACGCGATTGCGTTGGCCGACGAAATCGAATCCCCCAAACATTCCCGCCGCCGCTTCACGGTCGGGTATTGA
- a CDS encoding RidA family protein has product MNNDIVRKDTNQRLSRIVIHGDTVYVAGVTSTAEGGIVPQTRDVLAKIDGYLAQAGIDKSRLLSVQIWLKDIDRDFAGMNSVWAEWALPEAMPTRATCEAKLAAPELLVEIIVTAARRPQPVGGPGYVSGPVSES; this is encoded by the coding sequence ATGAACAACGATATCGTGCGCAAAGACACCAACCAGCGCCTGAGCCGCATCGTGATCCACGGCGATACGGTCTATGTGGCGGGGGTGACGTCAACGGCCGAAGGCGGCATCGTGCCGCAGACGCGCGACGTGTTGGCAAAGATAGATGGCTATCTGGCGCAGGCCGGCATCGACAAATCGCGGCTGTTGTCGGTGCAGATCTGGTTGAAGGATATCGACCGCGACTTCGCCGGCATGAACAGCGTGTGGGCTGAGTGGGCGCTGCCCGAGGCGATGCCCACCCGCGCCACCTGCGAGGCCAAGCTGGCCGCGCCGGAGCTGCTGGTGGAGATCATCGTGACGGCCGCGAGGCGGCCGCAGCCTGTCGGCGGCCCGGGGTATGTCAGCGGGCCGGTGTCTGAAAGCTGA
- a CDS encoding amidohydrolase family protein, with protein sequence MLDLIFKNCTLPDGRTNIDIGVAQGRITAVEPALKAEAGQTIDAAGQLVSSPFVDAHFHMDSTLSFGLPRVNQSGTLLEGIALWGELKPLLTQEALVERALAYCDWAVARGLLAIRSHVDVCDPRLLATEALLHVREKVKPYLDLQLVAFPQDGVLRAPGALENLKRALDMGVDVVGGIPHFERTMQDGAESVRILCELAAERGLRVDMHCDESDDPLSRHIETLAYHTQRLGLHGRVTGSHLTSMHSMDNYYVSKLIPLIREAGVAAIANPLINITLQGRHDTYPKRRGMTRVPELLAAGVPVAFGHDCVMDPWYSLGSGDMLEVAHMGLHVAQMTGQDAMRACFEAVTTTPAKILGLDDTGIAVGKRADLVLLQARDPVEALRLRATRLMVLRAGQVIATTPPATATLSLPGRPGQVSFQTPAR encoded by the coding sequence ATGCTCGACCTGATCTTCAAGAATTGCACGCTGCCCGATGGCCGCACGAACATCGACATTGGTGTGGCGCAAGGTCGCATCACTGCCGTGGAACCGGCGTTGAAGGCCGAGGCTGGCCAGACGATTGACGCGGCCGGTCAACTGGTGTCGTCGCCTTTTGTCGACGCGCACTTTCATATGGACTCCACGCTGTCGTTCGGGCTGCCGCGCGTGAACCAGTCGGGCACGCTGCTGGAAGGCATCGCGCTGTGGGGCGAGCTGAAACCGCTCTTGACGCAGGAGGCGCTGGTGGAACGCGCGCTGGCGTATTGCGACTGGGCCGTCGCGCGCGGCCTGTTGGCCATCCGCTCGCATGTGGACGTCTGTGACCCGCGCCTCTTGGCCACCGAAGCGCTGCTGCACGTGCGCGAGAAGGTCAAACCGTACCTGGACCTGCAACTGGTGGCCTTCCCGCAAGACGGCGTGCTGCGCGCACCCGGTGCCCTGGAAAATCTGAAGCGCGCGCTCGACATGGGCGTGGACGTGGTGGGCGGCATTCCGCACTTTGAACGCACCATGCAGGACGGCGCCGAATCCGTGCGCATCCTGTGCGAACTGGCCGCCGAACGTGGCCTGCGCGTGGACATGCACTGCGACGAAAGCGACGACCCGCTGTCGCGCCACATCGAAACGCTGGCCTATCACACGCAGCGCCTGGGCCTGCACGGCCGCGTCACCGGTTCGCACCTGACGTCCATGCATTCGATGGACAACTACTACGTGTCCAAGCTGATCCCGCTGATCCGCGAAGCGGGCGTGGCCGCGATTGCCAACCCGCTGATCAACATCACGCTGCAAGGCCGCCACGACACCTATCCCAAGCGCCGTGGCATGACGCGCGTGCCGGAATTGCTGGCGGCTGGCGTGCCGGTGGCCTTCGGCCATGACTGCGTGATGGACCCCTGGTACAGCCTGGGTTCGGGCGACATGCTGGAAGTGGCGCACATGGGCCTGCATGTGGCCCAGATGACGGGCCAGGACGCCATGCGCGCCTGTTTCGAGGCCGTGACGACCACGCCCGCCAAGATCCTGGGGCTGGACGACACGGGCATCGCGGTCGGCAAGCGTGCCGACCTGGTGCTGCTGCAAGCGCGCGACCCCGTCGAGGCGCTACGCTTGCGCGCGACCCGGCTGATGGTGCTGCGCGCGGGCCAGGTCATTGCGACCACGCCGCCCGCCACCGCCACCCTGAGTCTGCCGGGCCGCCCCGGCCAGGTCAGCTTTCAGACACCGGCCCGCTGA
- a CDS encoding BMP family protein has translation MKSLSTLSTGGIARRGLLKLAAAAATGALLFSGAVQAQAPAQAPAKTKVAAIYTVPVEQQWVSRIHKALTAARDRGEIDYTFSENVTNADYERVMRQYAEQGNKLVVGEAFAVESAARKVAKDYPQTAFLMGSSGKPQQPNFSVFDNYIQEPAYLTGMIAGGMSQSGKIGLVGGYPIPEVNRLMHAFIEGAKEVNPKAEFTVTFIGSWFDPPKAKEAAFAMIDKGADVLYAERFGVSDAAKERGKLAIGNVIDTQPQYPETVVASALWSMEPTIDEALKQVKAGTFKADDYGQYSLMKYKGSSLAPLGTFEKKIPAELVAKVEAKQKAILDGSFTVKVNDKEPKSSAR, from the coding sequence ATGAAATCCCTGTCCACCCTGTCCACAGGCGGCATCGCTCGCCGTGGGCTGCTCAAGCTGGCCGCGGCCGCCGCGACCGGTGCGCTGCTGTTCTCGGGCGCAGTGCAAGCCCAAGCCCCAGCCCAGGCGCCCGCCAAGACCAAGGTTGCCGCCATCTATACGGTGCCGGTCGAACAGCAATGGGTGTCGCGCATCCACAAGGCGCTGACGGCTGCGCGCGACCGTGGCGAGATCGACTACACGTTCTCGGAAAACGTCACCAACGCCGACTACGAGCGCGTCATGCGCCAGTACGCCGAGCAGGGCAACAAGCTGGTGGTGGGCGAAGCCTTCGCGGTGGAATCCGCCGCCCGCAAGGTGGCCAAGGACTACCCGCAGACCGCCTTCCTGATGGGGTCCTCGGGCAAGCCGCAGCAGCCCAACTTCTCGGTGTTCGACAACTACATCCAGGAACCCGCCTACCTGACCGGCATGATCGCCGGCGGCATGAGCCAGAGCGGCAAGATCGGCCTGGTTGGCGGCTACCCCATTCCGGAAGTGAACCGCCTGATGCACGCCTTCATCGAAGGCGCCAAGGAAGTGAACCCGAAGGCCGAATTCACCGTGACCTTCATCGGTTCGTGGTTTGATCCCCCGAAGGCCAAGGAAGCCGCCTTCGCCATGATCGACAAGGGCGCGGACGTGCTGTACGCCGAGCGCTTCGGCGTGTCGGACGCCGCCAAGGAACGCGGCAAGCTGGCCATCGGCAACGTGATCGACACGCAGCCGCAGTACCCCGAAACCGTGGTGGCCTCGGCCCTGTGGAGCATGGAACCCACCATTGACGAAGCGCTCAAGCAGGTCAAGGCCGGCACGTTCAAGGCCGACGACTACGGCCAGTACTCGCTGATGAAGTACAAGGGCTCGTCGCTGGCGCCGCTGGGCACCTTCGAAAAGAAGATTCCCGCCGAACTCGTCGCCAAGGTGGAAGCCAAGCAGAAGGCCATTCTGGACGGCAGCTTCACCGTCAAGGTCAACGACAAAGAACCCAAGTCCTCGGCACGATGA
- a CDS encoding ABC transporter permease produces MEWMDLLSTSAFWVAVLRLATPLILGTLGVLLCERAGVLNLGIEGIMAAGAFTGWLVVYLGAPLYVGVLAAAFAGAVFGLLHAVLTVPLGLSQHVSGLGVTLLATSLSYFAYRVTFPSVNTPPTITPFAEMKYLDGIPLIGPVLAGQTPMTLIALAAVPILAWVLNRTPVGLAVRMVGENPAAAEGQGLSVTRLRMGAIVAGSALMGVAGSFLTLAAFNAFFFNMVNGRGWVCVALVVFASWRPGKALLGALIFAFFDALQLRLQQGGAALPGLPELPYQVYLMLPYILSILALVVMARRAAYPQALMKPYRKGER; encoded by the coding sequence ATGGAATGGATGGATCTATTGAGCACCTCGGCCTTCTGGGTCGCTGTGCTGCGCCTGGCGACGCCGCTGATTCTGGGTACGCTGGGCGTGCTGCTGTGCGAACGCGCCGGCGTGCTGAACCTGGGCATCGAAGGCATCATGGCCGCGGGCGCCTTCACCGGCTGGCTGGTTGTGTACCTGGGCGCGCCGCTGTATGTGGGCGTGCTGGCGGCGGCGTTCGCCGGGGCCGTGTTCGGCCTGTTGCACGCCGTGCTGACGGTGCCATTGGGGCTGTCGCAACACGTGTCGGGGCTGGGGGTGACCTTGCTGGCGACCAGCCTGTCGTACTTTGCGTACCGCGTGACGTTTCCCAGCGTGAACACGCCGCCCACGATCACGCCGTTTGCTGAAATGAAATACCTGGACGGCATTCCGTTGATCGGGCCCGTGCTGGCCGGGCAGACGCCAATGACGCTGATCGCGCTGGCCGCCGTGCCGATTCTGGCATGGGTGCTGAACCGCACGCCGGTCGGGCTGGCGGTCCGCATGGTGGGCGAAAACCCCGCCGCCGCCGAAGGCCAGGGCCTGTCGGTCACGCGGCTGCGCATGGGCGCCATCGTGGCGGGGTCGGCGCTGATGGGGGTTGCCGGCAGCTTCCTGACGCTAGCCGCGTTCAACGCCTTCTTCTTCAACATGGTCAACGGCCGTGGCTGGGTCTGCGTGGCGCTGGTCGTGTTCGCGTCGTGGCGTCCCGGCAAGGCATTGCTGGGCGCGCTGATCTTTGCTTTCTTCGATGCACTGCAACTGCGCCTGCAACAAGGCGGCGCGGCCTTGCCCGGCCTGCCTGAGCTACCGTATCAGGTGTATCTGATGCTGCCCTACATCCTGTCCATCCTGGCCCTGGTGGTGATGGCGCGCCGCGCCGCCTACCCGCAGGCCTTGATGAAACCCTATCGCAAAGGCGAACGCTAA
- the panE gene encoding 2-dehydropantoate 2-reductase, with product MRLLFLGAGGTGGYFGGRAAQAGADVTFLVREPRAARMREQGLRIQSPLGDVTLHPKLVTQQTLQGAYDVIVLSCKAYDLASAIDAIRPAVGPDTAVLPIMNGVLQYDVLDREFEPHRVLGGLCQINATLGPEGEVVHLGKHANIVFGERAGPARSERCVALEQALAGGEYVSRLSEDIHQDMWEKYVMLTTLAAATCLMRGSIGQIASTDDGIDILKSLLQESQSVAAASGHAVRPEADAFVQNLISDRTQPMTASMFRDLRQGLPVEADHIVGDMVNRARTLGVDATYLRVAYSHLQVYQAQRAAA from the coding sequence ATGCGGTTGTTGTTCTTGGGTGCTGGCGGCACCGGTGGATATTTTGGCGGACGCGCGGCGCAGGCTGGCGCGGATGTGACCTTTCTGGTGCGCGAACCGCGCGCGGCTCGGATGCGTGAACAAGGGTTGCGCATCCAGAGCCCGCTTGGCGATGTCACGCTGCACCCGAAGCTGGTCACGCAACAGACCTTGCAGGGCGCGTATGACGTGATTGTGCTGAGCTGCAAGGCGTATGACCTGGCCAGCGCCATCGACGCCATCCGCCCCGCGGTCGGCCCCGACACGGCGGTGTTGCCCATCATGAACGGCGTGCTGCAATACGACGTGCTGGATCGCGAGTTCGAGCCGCATCGCGTGCTGGGCGGCCTGTGCCAGATCAACGCCACGCTGGGCCCGGAAGGTGAAGTGGTGCACCTGGGCAAGCACGCGAATATTGTCTTTGGCGAACGCGCCGGCCCTGCCCGTAGTGAGCGTTGCGTGGCGTTGGAGCAGGCGCTGGCCGGGGGCGAATACGTCAGCCGCCTAAGCGAAGACATCCATCAGGACATGTGGGAAAAGTACGTCATGCTGACCACGCTGGCCGCCGCCACGTGTCTGATGCGCGGCTCGATCGGTCAGATCGCGTCCACCGATGACGGCATCGATATCCTGAAAAGCCTGTTGCAGGAATCGCAGTCCGTGGCGGCGGCGTCCGGTCATGCCGTGCGCCCTGAAGCCGATGCGTTCGTGCAGAACCTGATCAGCGACCGCACGCAGCCCATGACGGCGTCCATGTTCCGCGATTTGCGCCAAGGCCTGCCGGTCGAGGCCGATCACATCGTGGGCGACATGGTCAACCGTGCCCGTACCTTGGGCGTGGATGCGACGTATCTGCGCGTGGCCTATTCGCACTTGCAGGTCTATCAAGCGCAGCGCGCGGCGGCTTGA
- a CDS encoding NAD(P)/FAD-dependent oxidoreductase translates to MTDATRSAQVIIIGGGLHGSSAALHLARAGVSALVIEKNYVGRHASGVNAGGVRTLSRHLAEVPLALASRELWYRIGELVDDDCGFEQHGQVRVAENAADVQALQTRLRTMTDHGYTHEQWISAEALRDMIPMIAPTIEGGLIAREDAAADPYRTTLACRSKAASLGARFLEGVRVDRVAHDGGQWRVETDAGTYTAPQVLNCAGAWADRIAAQWGEPVPLLAISPMMLVTLRMDHFLDPVVLGTGRALSFKQRTNGTVLIGGGRRAWVDRDAEWTELDFRSLAEGARTVCDLFPHMRDAIVNRGWAGIEAAMPDEIPVIGRSSRHETAFHAFGFSAHGFELGPIVGRIMADLITTGATDMPIEPFRIERFSDATMASTPSEKEQDV, encoded by the coding sequence ATGACCGATGCAACGCGGTCGGCGCAAGTCATCATCATCGGCGGGGGCCTGCATGGCAGCTCGGCGGCGCTACATCTGGCGCGCGCGGGCGTGTCGGCCCTGGTGATCGAAAAGAACTACGTGGGGCGGCATGCCTCGGGCGTGAACGCGGGCGGCGTGCGCACCTTGTCGCGGCACTTGGCCGAAGTACCGCTGGCGCTGGCCTCGCGCGAACTTTGGTATCGCATCGGCGAGCTGGTGGATGACGACTGCGGCTTCGAGCAGCACGGCCAGGTGCGCGTGGCCGAGAACGCCGCCGATGTCCAGGCGCTGCAAACGCGCTTGCGCACGATGACCGATCACGGCTACACGCATGAACAGTGGATCAGCGCTGAAGCGCTGCGGGACATGATCCCGATGATTGCGCCGACCATCGAGGGCGGATTGATCGCGCGTGAAGATGCGGCGGCCGACCCCTACCGCACGACGCTGGCGTGTCGCAGCAAGGCCGCCAGCCTGGGCGCGCGCTTTCTGGAAGGCGTGCGCGTGGACCGCGTGGCGCACGACGGCGGCCAATGGCGGGTGGAGACCGATGCGGGCACCTACACCGCGCCGCAAGTCTTGAATTGCGCGGGCGCCTGGGCCGACCGCATCGCGGCGCAATGGGGCGAGCCCGTGCCGCTGCTTGCCATCAGCCCCATGATGCTGGTGACCTTGCGCATGGACCATTTCCTGGACCCGGTGGTGCTGGGCACGGGACGCGCGCTATCGTTCAAGCAGCGCACGAACGGCACCGTGCTGATCGGCGGCGGCCGGCGCGCCTGGGTGGACCGCGACGCGGAATGGACCGAGCTGGACTTTCGTTCGCTGGCCGAGGGCGCGCGCACGGTCTGCGACCTGTTTCCGCACATGCGCGACGCCATCGTGAACCGGGGCTGGGCCGGCATCGAAGCGGCCATGCCGGACGAGATTCCCGTCATCGGCCGCAGCAGCCGCCACGAGACGGCCTTCCATGCCTTCGGCTTTTCGGCGCATGGCTTTGAATTGGGCCCGATCGTGGGCCGCATCATGGCCGACCTGATCACCACCGGCGCGACGGACATGCCGATCGAGCCATTCCGGATTGAACGTTTTTCGGACGCCACGATGGCGTCCACCCCATCAGAAAAGGAGCAGGACGTATGA
- a CDS encoding DedA family protein/thiosulfate sulfurtransferase GlpE has product MQDIQLLLEQYGGWLVFANVLVEQAGLPVPAYPMLIAAGALGGAAGWLTPWLAATVACLLADTLWYVAGRRYGARLLGVVCKMSLSQDSCIRQTQRLYLRIGVRALLVCKFLPGAGALSTVMAGLTGTAYRRFLLYDLAGSMIWAGSALLLGGLFHSVINDVLDVLGTYGPTGLGVLAAVLAIYILARFLRRRLLLRSLRVIPRVSVDELMQWRQDGRNTLVFDVRPDAQGDAARIPGAIAVDLKAPLPTLDPQALESDIVVYCACPNEVSAALLASRLRAAGYPKTWALRGGFEAWMERNHEA; this is encoded by the coding sequence ATGCAAGACATTCAATTGCTGCTCGAGCAATACGGCGGGTGGCTGGTGTTCGCCAACGTCCTGGTCGAACAAGCGGGCTTGCCCGTCCCTGCCTACCCTATGCTGATCGCGGCGGGCGCGTTGGGCGGCGCGGCGGGTTGGCTGACGCCCTGGCTGGCCGCCACCGTGGCCTGCCTGTTGGCCGACACGCTTTGGTATGTGGCGGGCCGGCGCTATGGCGCGCGGTTGCTGGGCGTGGTGTGCAAGATGTCCTTGTCGCAGGACTCCTGCATCCGCCAGACGCAGCGGCTGTATTTGCGCATCGGGGTGCGGGCCTTGCTGGTCTGCAAGTTCCTGCCCGGCGCGGGCGCGCTGTCCACCGTCATGGCGGGCCTGACCGGCACGGCCTATCGCCGCTTCCTGCTCTATGACCTGGCAGGGTCCATGATCTGGGCGGGCTCCGCCTTGTTGTTGGGCGGCCTGTTCCACAGCGTGATCAATGATGTGCTCGACGTGCTGGGCACCTACGGCCCGACGGGGCTGGGCGTGCTGGCGGCGGTGCTGGCGATTTACATCCTGGCGCGTTTCCTGCGCCGCCGGCTTTTGTTGCGCAGCCTGCGCGTCATTCCCCGCGTGTCCGTCGACGAGCTCATGCAATGGCGCCAGGACGGCCGCAACACGCTGGTCTTCGATGTACGGCCCGACGCGCAAGGCGACGCCGCGCGCATACCCGGCGCCATCGCCGTGGACCTGAAGGCGCCCTTGCCCACGCTGGACCCGCAAGCGCTGGAGTCCGACATCGTGGTCTATTGCGCCTGCCCCAACGAGGTCTCGGCCGCGCTGCTGGCCTCGCGCCTGCGCGCGGCGGGGTATCCAAAGACCTGGGCGCTGCGGGGTGGCTTTGAAGCGTGGATGGAACGCAATCACGAGGCTTGA
- a CDS encoding ABC transporter ATP-binding protein translates to MNQAPLALQLTGITKRFGSLTANDDISLTLRQGEVLALLGENGAGKSTLVSILFGHYLADAGSIDVFGKPLPPGRPDAALAAGVGMVHQHFTLADNLTVLDNIMVGTESLWKLASGRSKARKRLVELGQRFGLGVDPDARVGGLSVGEKQRVEILKALYRGARVLILDEPTAVLTPQEVQDLFATLRGFVDDGLAVIFISHKLDEVMAVSRRVAVLRQGKLVAERDTAATSPAELAELMVGRKVVMPRAEAVAAAEQAAPVVTLSQVTVRDSRAGAPRLDSLDLTVHKHEIVAIAGVAGNGQQALVSVLTGLAQPSDGTIRLGAEHAPAPTSPAGWTAARVGRIPEDRHGEGMIGDSPLWENAIVEDLKDKRFARYGLIRARAGRAYAASLAKQFDVRAASLDVRTRSLSGGNMQKLILGRTLAREPRFIVADQPTWGLDIGAVAYVREQLLAARARGAGVLLVSEDLEEIFALADRIAVLCGGKLVAIKPVADWTPATVGLAMTGTRA, encoded by the coding sequence ATGAACCAAGCGCCTCTCGCCCTGCAACTGACGGGGATCACCAAACGCTTCGGCAGCCTGACGGCCAACGACGATATCTCGCTGACGCTGCGGCAGGGCGAGGTCTTGGCACTGCTGGGCGAGAACGGCGCCGGCAAATCGACGCTGGTGTCGATTCTGTTCGGCCACTACTTGGCCGACGCGGGCAGCATCGACGTGTTCGGCAAGCCCTTGCCGCCCGGACGGCCCGACGCCGCGCTGGCGGCGGGCGTGGGCATGGTGCATCAGCACTTCACCCTGGCCGACAACCTGACCGTGCTGGACAACATCATGGTCGGCACGGAATCGCTGTGGAAGCTGGCGTCCGGCCGAAGCAAGGCGCGCAAACGCCTGGTTGAACTGGGCCAACGCTTTGGCCTGGGCGTGGACCCGGATGCGCGCGTGGGCGGCTTGTCCGTCGGCGAAAAGCAGCGCGTTGAAATCCTGAAGGCGCTGTATCGCGGCGCGCGCGTGTTGATCCTGGACGAGCCCACCGCGGTGCTCACGCCGCAGGAAGTGCAGGACCTGTTCGCCACGCTGCGCGGTTTTGTCGATGACGGCCTGGCCGTCATCTTCATTTCGCACAAGCTGGACGAAGTGATGGCCGTGTCGCGCCGCGTGGCGGTGCTGCGCCAGGGCAAGCTGGTGGCCGAACGCGACACCGCCGCCACCAGCCCCGCCGAACTGGCTGAATTGATGGTGGGCCGCAAGGTCGTCATGCCGCGCGCCGAAGCGGTGGCCGCCGCCGAACAGGCGGCGCCCGTGGTGACGCTGTCGCAAGTCACCGTGCGCGACAGCCGCGCTGGCGCGCCGCGCCTGGACAGCCTGGACCTTACCGTCCACAAACATGAAATCGTGGCGATCGCGGGCGTGGCCGGCAACGGCCAGCAGGCGCTGGTGTCGGTCTTGACCGGCTTGGCGCAACCGTCCGACGGCACGATCCGGCTGGGCGCCGAACACGCGCCCGCGCCCACGTCGCCCGCCGGCTGGACCGCCGCCCGCGTCGGCCGCATCCCCGAAGATCGCCACGGCGAAGGCATGATCGGCGACAGCCCGCTTTGGGAAAACGCCATCGTCGAAGACCTGAAGGACAAGCGCTTCGCACGCTACGGCCTGATCCGCGCGCGCGCGGGCCGGGCCTACGCCGCGTCGCTGGCCAAGCAGTTCGACGTGCGCGCGGCGTCGCTGGATGTGCGCACGCGCAGCCTGTCGGGCGGCAATATGCAGAAGCTGATCCTGGGACGCACGCTGGCGCGCGAACCGCGCTTTATCGTGGCCGACCAGCCCACCTGGGGCCTGGACATCGGCGCCGTGGCCTATGTGCGCGAGCAATTGCTGGCCGCCCGCGCACGCGGCGCCGGCGTGCTGCTGGTGTCCGAAGACCTGGAAGAGATCTTCGCCCTGGCCGACCGCATCGCCGTGCTGTGCGGCGGCAAGCTCGTCGCCATCAAGCCGGTGGCCGACTGGACGCCCGCGACCGTCGGCCTGGCCATGACGGGAACCCGCGCGTGA